caaggtaccactgtatattattttccttctctttttcttttaacactcCCTGTTGAGTGTCCCAAAAGGCCACAAATAGACCAAAGGAAAAGCTAAGTCAATCTTTATTTGTTACTCTTGTGAGGAATGGAAAAATCTTGTGTGACGGCAGTTTAACAGGCAACTTTAGTGGCTTATTTTTCCAGAATATTTGGGTGGAACTGCCACAACTTTGGGGGCGTTTGACTTcatggaggttccactgtgccATAAAGTAGACTATGAGTTTGCACCTTGCATGAAGAAGGCATCTTCGGGAGAAAGGTGGCTCCGCTGCAGGAAATTATGTCCTTCATGTAGACCGGCTCGGGCTTCACCGACTTGGTGATGTGGATCGCATAGCCCTGAAAAAGAGAACGCAATGCAAGATCATGTGtatgtcttattttaaaatgcctGCACAAAAATGATCACTACATTGTCGTTCTGAGTGGCTCTTATGATCTTgcggtttttttgtttttgtttgtttgtttgtttttttgccagaaTATCGAACAATCCTTTAGCTGACTCAGCACAGTGGCATGGAGGAGCACCGACTCTGTTTACATCCTGTGTTAGCATGCTGGCAGTAAGCAGATAAATGGCCTGCATCAGGAAAAATACATACTAATTTAAGGAGTAATCATGTCATCTCATCTTGACTGAGTCGTCAAATTCTCCAAGCTGAAACCAAGATATTCACACAAAAACTTTACAAGTGgcggaaaaaatgttttggcacATAATCCACAAATATTGCTGACACGATGTGCCTTTTTACAAAAGGTAAGGAAAGGCTTATCGAGCATACGCGTGGTAAGTTCCTGCAAAATAGCTGTATTTTGAGGGGAATAACGTATTAATAATATCCCCCAGACTGTGTATATTTTCTACTGATTACAGCGTATCACTTCTTGTACAAAAAACCCACACATTTAGCTATAattctgtactgtactggaggTTTAAGGGAATAACATTAGATTCCTTTtagatagtttaaaaaaaaaaaaaaaatcaaatgatgTTCCAcgaattcattttaattttaatgtatattttgtacaaaagccaACTAAATTCTTGTTAGAACAGGCTCATCTAGCAtacacagacatgcaaacaccagacatgaaaaaggtgacagaaaaaatacaaattgtcgTGAAAACTGCAGAGAAtttcttaaaattattttaacataaattaagccaTTTGGAAGACtttgaagagtacaataaggcaaaatcaacacattttcttcactcagaaaaacatttatttacaccgctcaagtacaaatttaagattataaTCAAATTTgtctaatttctttgcttttttgttttggcttccaacttgagccaggcccatctccacctgcacctggtgcctgcttcaagctgtgccacatgaatagcatcctcctctttaagcactctcattctggaaaagaattgactaaaatcattctgtttcacttcatttttcactattaccaacttcaaagtctaatcccaaatgcatcctccaggaaaatattaagtacaatacttTCATTGttcatttctgaatttgaagttagttcattctgtgttgtgacataatccctaataTCGCcctgtcgcttaatacatttaaaattaacatccgtaaactaattagataattgttgccgtgtttcctaattaatacaagatgtactagcggatcagcacctcaatgcgaaaatacaaaagaccagtgcaacaaatacgacacgggctgatctgatgagcaaaaatcttGCTTAActgtaagagtagcaatagaggatgtccgctcctgaggtgggtagagtaaccaaacattgtactcaagtaagagtactgttacttgacaataatgtgactcaagtaaaagtaaaaagtagtcctccaaaaaaaatacttaagagtaaaaagtacacagtgaaataattactcaagtactgagtgaatagcacaaacaattaaaaaaaataaataattacatttgcaATTTAGTGCACAgcgttttctcaagttataagtgagctgaaatatccacatttgggcagacagtgccaaacaaatactacaatacatgaaagctgttgtttttgttcgtctaaagaGTAGTGCGCCGCTGCCTTCATGGTAATGACGaacttcccaacatggccgccacgtaggtaCGACAATCAGCCGGGGTGGTTTATCTactgttaatacctatgcccgggaagcccaagaGAAGAtgtcgtgtgaggtcatgtgactttcttgtgtcgtttgattggtgaactagacttaaacatcactagcgcttaaattagaaacagtgcccaatgcggaagtctgaGTCggagtctcgcgcacgaaatagttgatgaaTAAGCAATAACTGATAAATAAAAGTCACGAGCGACATtcagatcattgtaatggaaaaaaagtacagttacCGCGAGCTgtcagcgttcaaggagtacgaaacagcctatgacgacggCAACAGCGACAAgcccccccaggaaaaactcatcggctCTATACAATTCATGTGAATGACCTATTTTGAGTTAAAAATGGCgaatttgacttcccgacggaccctcctacagtgtgatctccctgtagttgtaacacaccctccggtcccccttcttaaaaagggggaccaccaccccagtctgccaatccagaggcactgtccccaatgtacacgcgatgttgcagaggtgtgtcaaccaggacagccccacaacatccagagtctttaggaactctgggcgaatctcatccacccccggggccttgccaccgaggagctttttaaccacctcggtgacctcaaccccagagataggagagcccgccccagagaacccagactctgcttcctcatgggaaggcgtgtcggtggaattgaggaggtcttggaagtattctccccaccggctcacaacgtcccgagtcgaggtcagcagcgccccgtccacactatacacagtgttgatggtgcactgcttccccctcctgcgATGCCacatggtggaccagaatttcctcgaagccgtccggaagtctttctccatggcctcaccgaactcctcccatacccgagtttttgcttcagcgaccaccaaagctgcattccacttggccagccggtacccatcagctgcctcaggagtcccacaggccaaaaagacccgataggactccttcttcaggttgacggcatccctcactgttggtgtccaccaactggttcggggattgccgccacgacaggcactgaccaccttacggccacagctccggtcggctgcctctgCAATGGAGGCGCAAAACATGGTTCACTCGgacccccgcctcccccggaacatgagcaaagttctgtcggaggtgggagtttaaACTCCTTCTAGCAGGGGagtctgccagacgttcccagcagaccctcacgatacgtttgggcctgccacgtcggaccggcatcttcccccaccatcggagccaactcaccaccaggtagtgatcagttgacagctccgcccctctcttcacccgagtttCCGAGagatgcggccgcaagtccgatgacacgaccacaaagtcgatcatcaaactgcgacctagggtgtcctgatggcaagtgcacgtgtggacacccttatgcttcaacatggtgttcattatacAACGAACAAtacgtgatgagcacagaagtccaataacagaacaccgctcgggttcttaTCGGGGGggcccgttcctcccaatcacgcccttccaggtctcactgtcccccagcagaacgatggagtccccagcgggagcgctctccagcaccccctccaaggactccaaaaagggtgggtactctgaactgttgtttgatgcataggcacaaacaacagtcaggacccatccccccacccgaagacagagggaggctaccctctcgtccaccggggtgaaccccaacgtacaggcgccgagccggggggcaataagtatacccacaccttctcggcgcctctcaccgtgggcaactgtagagtggaagagagtccaacccctctcgagaggactggtaccagagcccaagctgtgtgtggaggcgagtccgactatatctagtcggaacttctcgacctcacacaccagctcgtgctccttccctgccagagaggtttacattccacgtccctagagccagcttctgtagctggggatgggatcgccaaggtccctgccttcggccaccgcccagcttgcactgcaccAGACCCCTaaggcccctcccacaggtggtgagccaggcacgttaccctttcgggctgtgcctggctggggccccatgggtgcaggcccggccaccagacgctcgcctttgagccccacctcaaGGACAGAAACCATCTCAGTAATAAATGGAATGAACGAGTTAGAGCACCTGTAAGAGAGGCTGACTGCTGGCGAGCCTCAGAGACTCCTGCAGGCGAAAATTGAACTTTTTCTCCTGTGCTGGATCTTTCACGATGTAGGCGTCAGGAGACAGAAAGCTCCCGGCTTTACCGCTCTGAAACATAAAGACTCTCTCAGACACgtgaaatttattttattgtcactGGTCATTTAGTGGCAAACCTTGTCCAGCCAGTGTGTGTTGACAATGGGGATTCCTTTGGCCACCGCGCACAAAAACTTGACAGTCCTGCGCACCTTGTCGGTCACAAGGCAGTTCATGTCTGCGACGCCATTAGCCAAAGCGCCTCCCAAACGGGCCAGCACTCTCTCCCCGGCATCGTCCACCACCCCCGTGAACAGCACCTGAGAGCGGATGACACAAGTAGCCCCGCTTGTTGTTGTTAACCTGTCATTTATTCATCAAAGATCAAATACAAGACCAGTATCAAGACAATTAGTTTGGGGCTGAAATGGAcacagggggtcctcagtttccCGAAATACAACTTTGAGGTtacaaacaacacaacaataaaTTAAGAATAACTTGTCACACGGAACAAGACATGTTCAGGTGCCACTgaaattactgtttttcatttgattatttggaatgtgcaaatttttttttaagtgttttttttcctacaaatcTTTAATGTTAATATGACTACTACAGCATTAGCGTAGGTTAGCGATAAAATACAACCCCTTAGGCCCCGCCACACACCAGGCAACGCAACTAGGGATGTAACGATTTCTAAATctcatatttcagttttataATGGTATAATCTCACGGTACGATAATTACTGCGATATTGTGGAAAAGCTCACGGCATTGCAGGAAGTTTCATCATGGTACAGGTGGAGTGTAGAGGCGCACGCAGCAAAGCGAGAAGACATCTTTAAATCATATTACCATGCACTTCTATCCCCGTCCATCCAACGATTACGTTTGTATACTTCCAACATGGCCGTgcatcctgtgtgtgtgtgtgtgtgtgtgtgtgtgtgtgtgtagggggggcTTTTATTACCATTGCAACATTGCATCTTCTGTCAAATAGTGGCCGGGGAGTGTTTGATGGTAAAAATATTCCTGGCATACAGTGTGAAGTTGGAGTTTcgaacaaaaagacaaacaagcagCATTAAAGCCGGGGGAAGAATAGGAAAATCCAGTCCTACTGGAAAACGTACTTATTGAGAATTGCAGAGAAACAGCAAGAACCAATACAGACTGGGCAGAAACCAATAAGTCtgaacataaacatggacacGCAGTTGCACAACGTTGTGGAGCGACTGCCTGTGAGACCACTACGCTCATCATCATTAAAGACATCTCCACATAACATTATGGGATTATCTGTAATTCTATGATGGGACCTCATTTACAACATGCGGTAAGACTCCGCACTTTAATGTTCACTTTAGATAGAGCCTGCTATTTTGGTGAGAAACCGCTCAAATGGGTTTAGCGATCATCCTGTGTGATAATTACAGGTGGGTATCTATGATGGTGTACAACCTGGGGCAAATAAAAATTGTTCTGACAAAGGCCTCGACTCATTGACTGGACATTATATTTATTGTCATTTGTGGTGGCATAGAACAACACTGTATCATACTAGGGGCTTCCTTCGTTCCCCCTCTCTTAGGTCAATAAGGGGCCCCTCGTTTCACAAATGTGCCCTGTCTTTGAAAAGGCAGAAAGTTTGATGCGGCGCTTGTAATagctctcattagattgtggagGTGGACCTAATGTTCTGGCCGGTGTAAAAGAGTGAAAGgggaacaaaataaatcaacaacatACACAAACCTTGTAAGAGTGGCTGGCATCTCGTGATCGGCGACTCAGTAATGGGGAAGCGTAAGAGTTGCAAGAAGTCATGGGAGAGGAATCTATGGAAGCATCTCGCGTTTTTCTCTTGCTGCTGATTGGCATCTGAGGCTATAAAAGATTAAGATGAAAGACAAAGCATCAACATGTATGGAATTATAATCGGGAAGCCGTTAATTTAGCACTTAATTCATTAGTGGATCAACAGTGACATTAGCCATGAGTTAGGGTACTCTGGTGGGTTAGCGGGAGGAAGGAAAGCGTCATGCTTTCAGTGATGATGACTGAAGCGCATTAGTTAAAAAGGCTGAATCAGAAGAGAGACAAGCAGCACTCTAGATTGATGTGCCGCAATATCAACTATTAGCTACTTAACATTCCATTTAGTGGCCACAActttaggtacacttgcacagttGAATCAGAGCCAATACCAGCACGCTATGATAAAATCGGACTATAGGCAATGGCAAACCTCCCCCCAAGGCCAGGCATTCCTAAACACGTCCATCTgaattgtgatttaaaaaaaaaaaaaagaaaattttcaaataaaacacatggATGAAGTTACCTGTGCACTTTTGCCAGGACCGCCAGATGCTGCACTTCCATCCTCGATGGCTGTGGCAGGAGGAGATTCCTTAGCATTCCTGCCCCGCTGAAGGCAGGACGCGCTAGCTCTTCTCTTTGCTTGGACCGGAGCTGGATTCTCATCTTTCACTTTTGCCTCCAACACCctcttccttcctttcctcTTGTCTTTGGCCTCCCCTTCATCGCTGCCTGGGGGAGCTATTAGAGCCTCAGAAGTTTCACTTTTTACCGTCCTCTGCAATCTGGCCCTGATATTTCTTTTAGGCAGAGGAGATTCAGCAGCGGAGTTGTTCGAGGGTTCTTTTATATTTGCTCGCCTCCTCCCCCTAGTGGCAGCTGCCTGTTTTGACTCTGGCTTCTCCTCCTCAGCTTCATCAAAAACCTTAGTGGTTAACAGCTCTGGCTTCCTGGCCCTCTTGCCTTGTGGCGTAGGCTTAGGAGCAAGATTCTGACTCAATATGGGGGGGATAAAGTTGGGCCCGGGTTCCGTTTTggcccttcctcctcctcgtctccctcctcttcctctctgagAGACGAGGCTGCTGCTGCAGGACATCTCCGAAGCAAGGGCGTTGGGTGAGCTGGATCTCAAAAGTGCTCCTGGGGGCGAAGCTCGGCAACTGCCCTGCTCTGATTGTTCTGTGAGACCAGCTGCCACTGTCCGCCTCCTCGTGATGGGCGCCTGGTTAGGCCCGTTGGACCTTTTCATCCCTTGGCCTCGCCCCTGACTCCCTTGAGTGCTTGAAGCGGACACTTCGGAGCTGACAGAGTTGGAGGAGTTGGAGCGGGATCTAGTCCTCTTGGCTGGCACATCATCTTGATCTGGAGCGGGTATAACGGCGATGGTTCTTCTGGCTACCCTTTGGCCTCTCTGTGTCGCCCGgggtttttcttctttgttttgttgacgCTCTTTCTCTGCTTGATCCCGTTTCTGTCTATCTTTAGCTTCTGTTTCCAGTCTCTCACATCCTTTTTGTTCCTCCGCCCCTTCtgtttcttctctttcttttctttccttctgTGCAATTTCGTTTCGTCGTCTCTCTTGCTCCCTATTTTGGACCTCAAAAAGGTTGGTCTGCTGCCTCATAGCCTCGTCTTCACTCTTGCTCCCAGCAGGCCAACACTTCCGGGTCATTCCTCTGGCTTTGTTGCCAATTGCTTGTCTTTTTTCTATTGGTTCCTCCTTTTCTCTTAGTAGTGAAGGTGTTCCTCTTGAGTGTTTAGTGGTACTGGTTCTGACTTTAGATTGACTGTGTAGAGCCTGTGGGCCCGGTTCACTAGAACTCATTGGCTTTTGTTCAACTGCAGAGGTCTCGGTCTCATCCACTTGAGAACATACAAGTGACTGTGTCTCGTCTTCAATTTGCAGTGGTTTGGCTTTTCTTTTCCTCAGGCCAGGGACCAAGATCTCGCTGTCAGCCTCTTCATCTTCACATGTGTCCATGAGCTGAGTTGCAGCAGAAGAGACTTCAAAGTTCACAAGCGTCTGAGTCTCTGTTTTCTCTTGAGCAGGACCTGATTCATCTTTGTCATCGTTAGGCAGGGTGTCAAGATTAGGCTGAGTCTCCTCTTCATCTGGTTGTATTGAAGTTACTAATGGAGACTCATTACTGCTCCCTTGGCCTTCAGCTCTGTACTTTGAAAGACTTTTACCATTAAAACCTTCTTTCGGGATTTCAAGAGTACTGCTGAGGGACTGTGACTCCTCATTTATTTGTAGCGGCCTTGCTTTTCTTTTATTGCGCACGAGTGGAATTGAGTCGTCCTCGTCATCGCTTTCCTCATTTTCACTTGTAGCAATAGGTTGGGTCACAACTATACTAACAGCTTGAGGTGTAATGGCCAAAACGTTAGAACTTACATTGGGTTGCATCTCTTTATCAAGCTGCACCTTACTTGCGTGCAAGACTTCAATTAAGTCTTCAACATCAGTTTCCTCATTTTCACTTGCAGCCAAGGGCTGGGTTGGGGCTATACTCATAGACTGATGATTAGTAGCTAAACTGTAAGAACTTGTATTGGGTTGCGTCTCTTTATCAAGCTGTACTTTTCTTTCACAAAAGACTGGAATCAAGTCCTCATCATCGCTTGCTTCATTTTCACTTGTAGCCAAAGGCTGTGTGGCAGCTATACTCATAGGCTGGGTTGCAACAGCCAAACTGTAAGAACTTGTATTGGGTAAAGTCTTGTTATTTATCTGCACTTTTACTTCATGTAATACTGGAATCAAGTCCTCACCAGCGCTTTCCTCATGTTCACTTATCGCCATAGGTTGGGTTGTAACAGCCAAAGCATAAGCACTTATATCGGGTTGCTTCTCTTTATTAAGCTGCACTTTACTTTCACATGTGACTTCAATCAAGTTTTTGGCGTCAGTTTCCTCATTTTTACTTGCAGCCGTGGGCTTGGTTACAGCTATACTCAAAGGCTGATGATTAGCAGCTAAATCATAAGAATTCACATTTGGTTGATTCTCTTCATTAAGCTGTACCTTCCCGTTACCCAAGACTGGAATCGAGTCCTCATaacatttttcactttcacttgTAGCCATAGGTTGGGTCGCCGCGATACTTGTAAGCTGACAATTATCAGCCAAACTGTAAGAACCCAAATCTGTTTCTTTAGCAATCTGGTTTGGTTGAAAATGGGTGACAGGACTGTTTGTAGTCGGGCGCTCCTCTTCATGAATTGCAGTCATGAGTTGCGTTTCAGCCAAAGCAAGGGTAGAAGAGGTGGGCAAGTCAAAAGGTTGGGTCTCTGTATCTTCCCCTGGGTCTTCTTCAGACTCACTGTAAGGCTCCAAAATATAGGGCTGCGTTTCTTGTAAAGCCAAATTTACCTGCTGCACCTCGAGCAACACTGGACTCCTGGCAGGCACCTCATTGGCCTGGGTGGCCTCCATGTTTAAGTCATTCCCAAGTGATTCTGGGTCTGCGCTTGAAATATTTGCATATGCTTGGGTATCAGCCTCAGTTACAGAGACAAAGGCCTGGGTGCTCTCCATAGCCAGAGCCTGGCCTGCACTCTCCAGGTGGCTACTGTCAGACAACCCCAGCTGTAAAGACGCTCCTCCGCTAGGCAGCTCTTCCATGTCCTCGCTGGATGATTCACGGCCTGAGGCTCGTCTGGCATCATGGAGGCCACTTTGGACCTGCCCTCGGGTCTGAAGGATAAAGGACTGCGTCTCAGCAACAATaaagtcctcctcctcctcctggctgTCTGAGCATGAAGACAAGGCTGCAGATCTTACTGCACTGTTGAATCCATCTAGGGAACAGAGAGGAAAATGCTCTCTAAGCATTGCCTTTGGAGACATGCAGAAAGTTACCAAATAAAGCTTTCCACCCATGCACTAAAGTTTGATTCGGATTAGATAAACCCTTATCAGGTTTGTGTTTCCACAGCATGTTGCCATGATCATGAGAGCTACCTAAACTGAGTGGCAGTTTTTGATATGGACAACATGGGCAGCAACTCAGGGCAGCACCGCCaccagtacaaaaaaaaaagaaataaaacgcACCTTGTGACTGGCTGACACAAGGACTCAAGCATTTCGGCGCAACTTCTGATTGGTTAAGAGCTAGTTTAGCAGGTAGTAACACACATAGATATtgacaggggtgtcaaaactcattgtagttcaggGTGCACATAAACCCTAATATGATGTTAAAGAGGCAGGACTACTAAAATCTAACCATACCTGATATAATTATAAGTATTATATGTTTTTCCTTTTGcttgaatgcaaaacaaatcaaatacattaggaaaaacatatttaaacaaatttcttgagaatattttgcttcagtttgtcatctacAATGTGTGCATAATAACTGATCACTGTGATTGTATTCTAAAGGCACAAAACTCtaagtcacaggtatttggGAACTTGAATCAACATATGAAGACCTAGGAATTACCaccatcccgttttttacaggaacataataattctcaaaattaccCTTAATCCCCATCACCACaatgtcttttgtattttttcattttaaaaattcatccTGCTGTCCGGACCGGACCCCCTAATGGGCCGGTTTGGGCCCGTGGGCTGTATGTTTGACCCCCCTGGTATAGAACACTAGATGGAGCCTCGACAAAAGAGAGAACTGGAGCAATTTGTAGagtggccgccatcttgagACACACTAtgccccaccccacacacactttatttctataaaaaataaaaaatacaaaaataatcataactCAATGAATTTCTAAGCGATTTTCATGCAGTTCATTTTGTTACAAACACCAGACGTAGCTACGATACAAAAAGAATCAGTGtgtgttgaaaatgtttcttcACTCAAAAATTGTTACTCTTAAGGAAATAGTAAGTTGAAAAACAGCCGAGACCTTTAAGCTATGTGCAACCATAAGCCACACAATACTATGGCGCCTTCGTACCTGAGGTACTTGACTGTAAACATTAAAGCAAAATGTTATGAAAGCCCAAATTATAAAATTACCCACATTTTGTATCATTACTATGTGGCTGCCCACCCAGCGAGTCATTCATGCCAGAACCCCCACTGCCTAAGATATGTAAATAGCGTGACATGACACTAACAATAATACAGCACATATTTGCCAATTTAACAAAGTGCACTTCTTTTCTTCCTGTTCAAAGGAATACGGACAAATAACTGTTTACCAATCAACGCCGAAAGCGTACCATTAGCACCCCAACGAAGGTGTCACTCAAAAGTATGTGGAATATTTTTGGAGCCTAGAATGGAAACATATAATGGAAACAGattgataaatataagaaaacgacgctccggttgcacaaaatccttgacgTGTTCCGTCCACAATAAaagccacatttgtttttgaaatgtgaacgACTGCAAAAAAAGATCggctttaacaaaaaaatctgaattgggcatcatgccctgcagtgtaaACGTAGCCaaagaggcctgggtcagaTATGACAAAAATTGAagtgtactgttcacattgacatgaaaaaaaaaatctgatacatgtcacattgggggggggagaggaaaaaataataatttacctGCAATATGAAAATAGTCTAACTTATGTTTAAACGGACCCAGAGAGGGACTGAGGAAAGCTTGGGTCTCCATCTCCTCTACTTCTCtttctgaaaacatgcaaaagcGTTAATAACAGCATCCATAGCAAAACAATATATaacaaagaaaagtcaaaacaaaacaatacgcGAATAAGAAAAGTCACTCCCCCCCAGGAAAAGCTCATCGGAACTAAACGATTcacataaatggcctattttgagtttaaAACTGCGGATTTCACCCAAAGGCGACCAATTTGCATGTATGAAAACtataataaagaataaaaatgatatGGGTTCTctacattgcagatttttacccATCACggttgggtctggaacatattcaCCCGATAAACGGGGCTTCACTGTACAAAGGTAACAATGCTCAGTTCTGATTGATGAGTATGtgtattattgtgtttgtagtttgcagtggtatagaactgcttttttaaatattgtgacAGTCTTTGAAGAATTTCCCAAAATATTGGAAAGAAACAGCACTCAGTATC
The genomic region above belongs to Phyllopteryx taeniolatus isolate TA_2022b chromosome 6, UOR_Ptae_1.2, whole genome shotgun sequence and contains:
- the mdc1 gene encoding mediator of DNA damage checkpoint protein 1 isoform X1, with the translated sequence MDATQVINDSILETDEEENEEVKTHKGRQPLAKLCILKNDHVPEREFPLFMGDNVLGRDIGTCTLPLPAPCVSKQHATICISVHRRRGSRSGVDMEALVWDLGSMNGTRKGRLKLTPNVRYALSEGDRLVMADIPCQYVSISEDVGGGTSDVRSSFPGDSVEESDSIKVSASKVSQASATVSCLGEEEKEPAPNSCVSFEATSVQLHGTVVPDSESDSDGEGPRHRESRCKLLGSDSDSHKATPTCSTFLSPTNKIVPESPYCVDESPITPSSSTREKPHGHVSFSKKEPDVVVGGQHKKNTLEIVDDSDEDEAGAVEKGQTPGRATLEEREHSVLEQLKSKASFTEEELSQLSTSTVSTLAIPKFNMDSDTDMEEDGGKAELVPDRRANAACFHMDSDTDVDEEGDTSAPPVHPDGPVSHMSADAKKADAAPPVLPDDFQLDSNTDVDAEAGGTTWDETPSRLDLIGEISKSDDNQASVFNTHVNVSDSATISNDSNAVRDPPHLSPVATTPSSVTPGITAAAVQSDSDADTDVDESSAPPADGDSDTDVEEEKNPIILPGIKPSCLQAPNLQHCSTPVQLSEREVEEMETQAFLSPSLGPFKHKLDYFHIADGFNSAVRSAALSSCSDSQEEEEDFIVAETQSFILQTRGQVQSGLHDARRASGRESSSEDMEELPSGGASLQLGLSDSSHLESAGQALAMESTQAFVSVTEADTQAYANISSADPESLGNDLNMEATQANEVPARSPVLLEVQQVNLALQETQPYILEPYSESEEDPGEDTETQPFDLPTSSTLALAETQLMTAIHEEERPTTNSPVTHFQPNQIAKETDLGSYSLADNCQLTSIAATQPMATSESEKCYEDSIPVLGNGKVQLNEENQPNVNSYDLAANHQPLSIAVTKPTAASKNEETDAKNLIEVTCESKVQLNKEKQPDISAYALAVTTQPMAISEHEESAGEDLIPVLHEVKVQINNKTLPNTSSYSLAVATQPMSIAATQPLATSENEASDDEDLIPVFCERKVQLDKETQPNTSSYSLATNHQSMSIAPTQPLAASENEETDVEDLIEVLHASKVQLDKEMQPNVSSNVLAITPQAVSIVVTQPIATSENEESDDEDDSIPLVRNKRKARPLQINEESQSLSSTLEIPKEGFNGKSLSKYRAEGQGSSNESPLVTSIQPDEEETQPNLDTLPNDDKDESGPAQEKTETQTLVNFEVSSAATQLMDTCEDEEADSEILVPGLRKRKAKPLQIEDETQSLVCSQVDETETSAVEQKPMSSSEPGPQALHSQSKVRTSTTKHSRGTPSLLREKEEPIEKRQAIGNKARGMTRKCWPAGSKSEDEAMRQQTNLFEVQNREQERRRNEIAQKERKEREETEGAEEQKGCERLETEAKDRQKRDQAEKERQQNKEEKPRATQRGQRVARRTIAVIPAPDQDDVPAKRTRSRSNSSNSVSSEVSASSTQGSQGRGQGMKRSNGPNQAPITRRRTVAAGLTEQSEQGSCRASPPGALLRSSSPNALASEMSCSSSLVSQRGRGGRRGGGRAKTEPGPNFIPPILSQNLAPKPTPQGKRARKPELLTTKVFDEAEEEKPESKQAAATRGRRRANIKEPSNNSAAESPLPKRNIRARLQRTVKSETSEALIAPPGSDEGEAKDKRKGRKRVLEAKVKDENPAPVQAKRRASASCLQRGRNAKESPPATAIEDGSAASGGPGKSAQPQMPISSKRKTRDASIDSSPMTSCNSYASPLLSRRSRDASHSYKVLFTGVVDDAGERVLARLGGALANGVADMNCLVTDKVRRTVKFLCAVAKGIPIVNTHWLDKSGKAGSFLSPDAYIVKDPAQEKKFNFRLQESLRLASSQPLLQGYAIHITKSVKPEPVYMKDIISCSGATFLPKMPSSCKPHTMVISCTEDWPLCLAAVSASLPVVSAEFILAGILQHKLDFETHKLSGPLRHLQPAGGRRPGRKKT